DNA from Polaribacter sp. NJDZ03:
TCTATCGCCATCACATCTCTAATATCTTCCACCACACAGACTATCTCTGGATTTCTTTTTACATTATTACAGATATCACACAAAGCTGTATCAGAAATATTGTGACACTTTTCACAATTCTTTACATCATTTCTTAAATGCAATAAAGCCTCCGATAAAAACTTGGTATTATCCGAAGGTTGTTTTAATAAATGTAATACCAAACGCAATGCAGTTCTTTTACCAATTCCTGGTAAACGAGAAACTTCATTTACGGCATTTTCTAAAAGTTTTGATGAAAAATCCATAGCCGTCAAAATTACGAATTATCAATTATCATTTACGAATTAATCCTTTAAAATTTTTAAAAAGTATATCTTCGTAATTGTTAAATCGTAATTCGTAATTTATCTAATGCAACCACTTTACATACTCCTTTTAATAGTCGCTTATTTTACGGTATTAATCGGTATTTCTTACCTCACCGGAAAATCTGCAGACAATAAAACATTTTTTAAAGCAGACAACTCCTCTCCTTGGTATTTAGTTGCCTTTGGAATGATTGGCGCTTCACTTTCTGGTGTTACCTTTATCTCGGTTCCTGGTTGGGTAGAAACAGATTCTATGAGCTATTTTCAAATGGTTTTAGGCTATGTTGTTGGATATGCAATTATTGGTTTGGTTTTACTTCCGTTGTATTACAAACTAAATTTAACCTCAATTTACACCTATTTGCAAGATCGTTTTGGTAATTATTCTTACAAAACTGGGGCTAGTTTCTTTTTACTCTCTAGAATCGTTGGTGCCGCATTCAGACTTTTTTTAGTCGCAAATGTGTTGCAAGCAATTTTATTTGATGCTTACGGCGTTCCGTTTTGGGTTACTGTTTCCATCACTATTTTATTAATTTGGTTATATACTTTTAAAGGAGGAATAAAAACCATTGTTTGGACAGATACTTTACAAACCTTATTTATGCTAGTTGCAGTTGGTGTTTGTATTTACACCATTTCTAGCGAAATGAAAATTGACAATCTCTTTACGTATGTTGCCGATAGCGAAATGTCTAAAACCTTCTTTTTTGATGACATAAAAGCTGGAAATTATTTCTGGAAACAGTTTTTATCAGGAGCATTTATTGCTGTTGTAATGACTGGTTTAGACCAAGATATGATGCAAAAAAACTTAACCTGTAGAAATTTAAAAGATGCGCAGAAAAACATGTTTTGGTTTACGATTGTATTGGTAATTGTCAACTTTTTCTTTTTAACTTTAGGTGTTTTATTAACAGATTATGCCCAACAATCAGGAATTGAAGCACATAAAGACGAGCTTTTTCCAATCATAGCAACACAAGGAAACTTAGGTTTGGCTACTGCCCTATTCTTTTTACTGGGTTTAATTGCTGCAGCTTATTCTAGTGCAGATTCGGCCTTAACTTCTTTAACCACTTCTTTTAGTATTGATATTTTAGAAATTGATAAAAAGAAAGATAAAAACGAGCAAGAAAAAATTAGAAAGAAGATTCATATTATATTCTCTTTTGTGTTGATTGCAACCATTCTAATCTTTAAATATTTTATTGCTGACGCGAGTGTTATTGCTAAAATATTTACGTTTGCAGGCTATACGTACGGACCTTTATTAGGTTTATATGCATTTGGAATGTTTACTAAAATAAAGGTAAAAGACA
Protein-coding regions in this window:
- a CDS encoding sodium:solute symporter, producing the protein MQPLYILLLIVAYFTVLIGISYLTGKSADNKTFFKADNSSPWYLVAFGMIGASLSGVTFISVPGWVETDSMSYFQMVLGYVVGYAIIGLVLLPLYYKLNLTSIYTYLQDRFGNYSYKTGASFFLLSRIVGAAFRLFLVANVLQAILFDAYGVPFWVTVSITILLIWLYTFKGGIKTIVWTDTLQTLFMLVAVGVCIYTISSEMKIDNLFTYVADSEMSKTFFFDDIKAGNYFWKQFLSGAFIAVVMTGLDQDMMQKNLTCRNLKDAQKNMFWFTIVLVIVNFFFLTLGVLLTDYAQQSGIEAHKDELFPIIATQGNLGLATALFFLLGLIAAAYSSADSALTSLTTSFSIDILEIDKKKDKNEQEKIRKKIHIIFSFVLIATILIFKYFIADASVIAKIFTFAGYTYGPLLGLYAFGMFTKIKVKDKLIPAICIIAPILTYIISYYSKEKLGFDFGFFVLVLNGFLTFIGLYLAKK